One genomic region from Fusobacterium sp. encodes:
- a CDS encoding ABC transporter substrate-binding protein translates to MKKKILILLSCLLSFLLVSCGGSKTAEKPASAPKDTLVFAQISECKTLDPQDTTEQYSQRIINVLYDRLVEVDEMTGEIVPGLAKSWERIDENTLLFHLNENVKFHNGEKLTANDVKFTIERAKSLPKVAHLYKLISNIEVVDDNTVKVITSEPFAPLLAHLSHKTASIISEKYYTEKGNKYFENPVGTGPYKYKDWKIGDRITLEAFSEYFKGEPAIKYIVIRAVPEENSRVIGLETGEIDMTADLGAESRKIVLDNKDKINYLESSGISVNYVGINTDKGVLKDRDVRRAIAMAINRDDIINSIMMGTVDKANSFIAPGTFGYSPESKVLEYNPEEAKRIIQEKGLTGTKLSLGVSNSPVRMQMCEIIQAQLKEVGIEVSIESLEWGAFLAATGRGDLDMFTLGWGPSTYDGDYGFYPNFHSSQLGGAGNRSQYVNPEMDKLLDEAKKEVDQNKRKELYKQVAEIVYDDVPVIPMYYSNNTVAAVKGIEGVKATSYINFDELSFKK, encoded by the coding sequence ATGAAGAAAAAAATTTTAATATTACTATCTTGTTTATTATCTTTTTTATTGGTTAGTTGTGGGGGAAGTAAGACAGCTGAAAAACCAGCGTCTGCACCAAAGGATACATTAGTATTTGCCCAAATATCTGAATGTAAAACTTTAGATCCACAAGATACAACAGAACAATATTCTCAAAGGATAATAAATGTACTTTATGACAGACTTGTAGAAGTGGATGAAATGACAGGAGAAATAGTACCTGGACTGGCAAAAAGCTGGGAAAGAATAGATGAGAATACTCTTTTGTTTCATCTTAATGAAAATGTAAAATTTCATAATGGAGAAAAACTTACAGCAAATGATGTTAAGTTTACTATTGAAAGAGCTAAAAGTTTACCAAAAGTAGCTCACTTATACAAATTAATAAGCAATATAGAAGTTGTAGATGATAATACAGTAAAAGTTATAACAAGTGAGCCTTTTGCTCCATTGTTAGCTCATTTAAGCCATAAAACTGCTTCAATAATAAGTGAAAAATATTATACTGAAAAAGGGAATAAATATTTTGAAAATCCTGTAGGAACTGGTCCTTATAAATATAAAGACTGGAAAATAGGAGATAGAATAACTTTAGAAGCATTTTCTGAATACTTCAAAGGAGAACCAGCAATAAAATATATAGTTATAAGAGCAGTTCCAGAAGAAAACAGCAGAGTTATTGGACTTGAAACTGGTGAGATTGATATGACTGCTGACCTAGGTGCAGAATCAAGAAAAATAGTTTTAGATAATAAAGATAAAATAAATTATCTTGAATCAAGTGGAATATCTGTAAATTATGTAGGAATAAATACAGATAAAGGTGTTTTAAAAGATAGAGATGTAAGAAGAGCAATAGCAATGGCAATAAATAGAGATGATATTATTAATAGTATCATGATGGGAACAGTAGATAAAGCTAATAGTTTTATAGCTCCAGGAACATTCGGATACAGCCCAGAATCAAAAGTTTTAGAATATAATCCAGAAGAAGCTAAAAGAATAATTCAGGAAAAAGGATTAACAGGAACTAAATTAAGTCTTGGAGTAAGTAACAGCCCTGTAAGAATGCAGATGTGTGAAATAATTCAGGCTCAATTAAAAGAAGTAGGAATAGAAGTGTCTATAGAATCTTTAGAATGGGGAGCTTTCTTAGCTGCAACAGGTAGAGGAGATCTAGATATGTTTACACTTGGATGGGGACCATCTACATATGATGGAGACTATGGATTCTATCCTAATTTTCATAGTTCACAATTAGGTGGAGCTGGAAACAGATCACAATATGTAAATCCAGAAATGGATAAATTATTGGATGAGGCTAAAAAAGAAGTAGATCAAAATAAGAGAAAAGAATTATACAAGCAGGTTGCAGAAATAGTTTATGATGATGTGCCAGTTATTCCTATGTACTATTCTAACAATACAGTAGCTGCTGTAAAGGGAATAGAAGGAGTAAAAGCAACAAGCTATATCAATTTTGATGAATTAAGTTTTAAAAAATAA
- a CDS encoding M42 family metallopeptidase, which yields MKELINMIEELTNTFGAPGFEDEVIEKIKKEVNFLSSERDSINNLFMGLKERDLNIPTVALDCHTDEVGFIVENINRNGSISFLTLGGWYIGNIPASAVVIKNNKGEYIRGVVTSKPPHFMTEEEKSRLPKMSELTIDIGTSSYEETVELYGIEVGNSIVPDVSFVYDEKIGIMRAKAFDNRLGCAASIEVLKAVKNSGIKNVNVVGAFASQEEVGLRGAQVAAYRVKPDFAIVFEGSPADDSFKEGTASHGALKKGVQLRVVDGAMISNPRVLKFARDIADKKGIKYQIIAREKGSTNGGKYHISETGIPVLVLGIPTRYIHTHYSYASIDDLTAAISLAVEVIKELNKDVIKSF from the coding sequence ATGAAAGAACTTATTAATATGATTGAGGAACTGACAAATACTTTTGGAGCTCCTGGATTTGAAGATGAGGTCATAGAAAAAATAAAAAAAGAGGTAAATTTTCTAAGCTCAGAAAGAGATTCAATAAATAATCTATTTATGGGACTCAAAGAAAGAGATTTAAATATACCAACAGTAGCATTAGATTGTCACACTGATGAAGTAGGATTTATAGTGGAAAATATCAATAGAAATGGTTCTATAAGTTTTCTTACTTTAGGTGGATGGTATATAGGGAATATTCCCGCCAGTGCTGTTGTTATTAAAAACAATAAGGGAGAATATATCAGAGGAGTAGTTACATCTAAACCCCCTCACTTTATGACTGAAGAAGAGAAAAGCAGACTTCCAAAAATGTCGGAACTTACTATTGATATAGGAACAAGCAGTTATGAAGAAACTGTTGAACTCTATGGAATAGAAGTGGGAAATTCAATTGTTCCAGATGTAAGTTTTGTATATGATGAAAAAATAGGTATAATGAGAGCAAAAGCTTTTGATAACAGACTTGGATGTGCAGCTTCAATTGAAGTATTGAAAGCTGTTAAGAATAGTGGAATAAAAAATGTCAATGTAGTAGGAGCATTTGCATCACAGGAAGAAGTTGGACTGAGAGGAGCACAGGTAGCTGCTTACAGAGTAAAACCTGATTTTGCAATAGTATTTGAAGGATCACCTGCTGATGATAGTTTTAAAGAGGGAACAGCTTCTCATGGAGCATTAAAAAAAGGTGTTCAGCTGAGAGTTGTAGATGGAGCTATGATATCTAATCCAAGAGTATTAAAGTTTGCAAGAGATATAGCTGATAAAAAGGGAATAAAATACCAAATAATAGCAAGAGAAAAAGGGTCAACTAATGGAGGAAAGTATCATATTTCTGAAACTGGTATTCCTGTACTTGTGCTGGGAATTCCTACAAGATATATTCATACTCATTATTCATATGCCTCAATAGATGATTTAACAGCAGCTATATCATTAGCTGTAGAAGTAATAAAAGAACTGAATAAAGATGTAATAAAATCATTTTAA